A genome region from Erythrolamprus reginae isolate rEryReg1 chromosome 4, rEryReg1.hap1, whole genome shotgun sequence includes the following:
- the SKA3 gene encoding spindle and kinetochore-associated protein 3, protein MDVTGTFFNKLRTLAVTLEKQAEQFKQILQEDDEEFEDDSPMRYLHELYSEARTLKADADNILHTSSSERNATYDFIKASKVLRKRNETNLEKLRDFFQKYGYKPLIDKNEAIKVGDEINAGSALSDQEEAKPLDFPQKSSGSPSILETPQLSDFGLSKYALPSSLNTVRIPHSQNEEVKADKFEYLSPKVECFNICGRDLSVNDETTNLMDDQTIFLLNKGRKNRSAKAMVSNQNLAALRQPNEASDDCFASPDTPEFCTPGVKIARRKTAVLSESPESNHSDVSKRTTEISPLERKPQRIQPMRVNAAKTLPDNDLIEDSDQPVLDSDKYLECTVEPPPPVTSVHEDLFSAPLAPPEITVIPDNLLQILSRYNPKLPKAAAKGTEEKNVSQFVEKRFLRSDNKENRKYSGRNED, encoded by the exons ATGGATGTAACAGGAACATTCTTCAACAAACTGCGAACTTTGGCAGTCACTTTAGAGAAGCAGGCTGAGCAATTTAAGCAAATTTTACAGGAAGATGATGAAG AATTTGAAGATGATTCTCCAATGAGATATCTACACGAATTGTACTCTGAAGCCAGAACACTAAAG GCTGATGCTGATAATATTCTACATACAAGTTCTTCAGAGAGAAATGCCACATACGACTTCATAAAGGCCAGCAAAGTtctgagaaagagaaatgaaaccaATCTTGAAAAATTAAGAGATTTCTTTCAGAAATATGGTTACAAGCCACTTATTGACAAGAATGAAG CCATAAAGGTTGGTGATGAAATCAACGCTGGATCAGCTTTATCTgatcaagaagaggcaaaacctcTTGATTTTCCTCAAAAATCATCTGGATCTCCTAGTATCTTGGAAACTCCTCAACTTTCAGATTTTGGGCTTTCAAAATATGCCCTTCCAAGTTCTTTAAACACAGTACGCATTCCACATAGCCAGAATGAAGAGGTGAAAGCAGATAAATTTGAATATTTGTCACCCAAAGTAGAATGTTTCAATATCTGCGGGCGTGATCTGTCTGTAAATGATGAAACCACAAATTTGATGGACGACCAAACAATATTTTTGCttaataaaggaagaaaaaatag ATCAGCAAAGGCGATGGTATCAAATCAGAATCTGGCAGCCCTCAGGCAACCAAATGAAGCAAGTG ATGATTGTTTCGCTTCACCTGATACACCTGAGTTCTGCACACCTGGGGTGAAAATTGCCCGCAGAAAGACCGCTGTTTTATCAGAGTCTCCAGAAAGTAATCATTCAGATGTTTCTAAACGCACAACAGAAATATCTCCACTCGAGAGAAAACCTCAGAGAATACAACCTATG cGTGTAAATGCCGCTAAGACACTGCCAGATAATGATCTTATAGAAGACAGTGATCAACCTGTCCTGGATTCAGACAAATACCTGGAATGTACTGTAGAACCTCCTCCTCCAGTAACGTCAGTACATGAGGACCTCTTCAGTGCACCATTAGCACCACCTGAAATTACTGTGATTCCAGATAATCTTTTGCAG attttatcCCGGTACAATCCAAAGCTACCCAAGGCAGCTGCGAAAGgaactgaagaaaaaaatgtttcacaATTTGTAGAAAAGCGATTTCTTCGTTCTGATAATAAAGAAAACAG
- the MRPL57 gene encoding large ribosomal subunit protein mL63: MFLTRLLFRNRIPGGQWIGKHRRPRIITTLMKANMIRRLEIEAENIYWLSCPYMTEEQEYRHDEENVFAANQQRIAEERAKFPEHKYASEHLEHLNVTKRWADS, from the coding sequence ATGTTTCTGACTCGGCTACTGTTTCGAAACAGAATTCCTGGAGGACAATGGATTGGCAAACATAGACGGCCAAGAATCATTACTACTTTAATGAAGGCAAACATGATTAGGAGACTTGAAATTGAAGCTGAAAATATATATTGGCTAAGTTGTCCATATATGACAGAGGAGCAGGAGTATCGCCACGACGAAGAAAATGTATTTGCAGCAAATCAGCAAAGAATAGCTGAAGAGAGAGCAAAGTTTCCTGAACACAAGTATGCTTCAGAACATCTGGAACATCTTAATGTGACCAAGAGATGGGCAGATTCCTGA